The following proteins are co-located in the Eubalaena glacialis isolate mEubGla1 chromosome 14, mEubGla1.1.hap2.+ XY, whole genome shotgun sequence genome:
- the LIMS1 gene encoding LIM and senescent cell antigen-like-containing domain protein 1 isoform X1 gives MALPGPRPAAIPEGEEVPPAACNGEHRAPCGQDERAVSRLQRRHSDVRVYKEFCDFYIKFNMANALANASCERCRGGFAPAEKIVNSNGELYHEQCFVCAQCFQQFPEGLFYEFEGRKYCEHDFQMLFAPCCHQCGEFIIGRVIKAMNNSWHPECFRCDLCQGVLADIGFVKSAGRHLCRPCHNREKARGLGKYICQKCHAIIDEQPLIFKNDPYHPDHFNCANCGKELTADARELKGELYCLPCHDKMGVPICGACRRPIEGRVVNAMGKQWHVEHFVCAKCEKPFLGHRHYERKGLAYCETHYNQLFGDVCFHCNRVIEGDVVSALNKAWCVHCFACSTCSAKLTLKNKFVEFDMKPVCKKCYEKFPLELKKRLKKLAETLGRK, from the exons ATGGCACTCCCGGGCCCGCGCCCCGCTGCCATCCCGGAGGGCGAGGAGGTCCCCCCGGCGGCCTGTAACGGGGAACACCGGGCGCCCTGCGGCCAGGATGAGAGGGCCGTGTCCAGGCTACAGCGCAGGCACAGCGACGTCAGGGTCTACAAGGAGTTTTGTGACTTCTACATCAAATT CAACATGGCCAACGCCCTGGCCAACGCCAGCTGTGAGCGCTGCCGGGGCGGCTTCGCGCCCGCCGAGAAGATCGTCAACAGCAACGGCGAGCTGTACCACGAGCAGTGCTTCGTGTGTGCTCAGTGCTTCCAGCAGTTCCCCGAGGGCCTCTTCTACGAG TTTGAAGGAAGGAAGTACTGTGAACATGACTTTCAGATGCTCTTTGCTCCGTGCTGTCACCAGTGTG GGGAATTCATCATCGGCCGAGTGATCAAAGCCATGAACAACAGCTGGCACCCCGAGTGTTTCCGCTGTGACCTCTGCCAGGGGGTCCTGGCAGACATCGGGTTTGTCAAGAGCGCCGGGAG ACATCTGTGTCGCCCCTGCCATAACCGAGAGAAAGCCCGAGGCCTTGGGAAATACATCTGCCAGAAGTGTCATGCCATCATTGACGAGCAGCCTCTGATATTCAAGAACGACCCCTACCATCCAGACCACTTCAACTGTGCCAACTGCGG GAAGGAGCTGACCGCCGACGCCCGGGAGCTGAAGGGGGAGCTGTACTGCTTGCCGTGCCACGACAAGATGGGGGTCCCCATCTGTGGCGCCTGCCGCCGGCCCATCGAAGGGCGCGTGGTGAACGCCATGGGCAAGCAGTGGCACGTGGAG cattttgttTGTGCCAAGTGTGAGAAACCGTTTCTCGGACATCGCCATTACGAGAGGAAGGGCCTGGCGTACTGTGAAACCCACTACAACCAG ctaTTTGGTGATGTTTGTTTCCACTGCAACCGTGTTATAGAAGGTGATG TGGTCTCCGCGCTCAACAAGGCCTGGTGCGTGCACTGCTTCGCCTGTTCCACCTGCAGCGCCAAGTTAACGCTCAA gAATAAGTTTGTGGAGTTTGACATGAAGCCAGTCTGTAAGAAGTGCTATGAGAAATTTCCATTGGAGCTGAAAAAAAGACTTAAGAAGCTAGCTGAGACCTTAGGAAGGAAATaa
- the LIMS1 gene encoding LIM and senescent cell antigen-like-containing domain protein 1 isoform X4: protein MALPGPRPAAIPEGEEVPPAACNGEHRAPCGQDERAVSRLQRRHSDVRVYKEFCDFYIKFNMANALANASCERCRGGFAPAEKIVNSNGELYHEQCFVCAQCFQQFPEGLFYEFEGRKYCEHDFQMLFAPCCHQCGEFIIGRVIKAMNNSWHPECFRCDLCQGVLADIGFVKSAGRHLCRPCHNREKARGLGKYICQKCHAIIDEQPLIFKNDPYHPDHFNCANCGKELTADARELKGELYCLPCHDKMGVPICGACRRPIEGRVVNAMGKQWHVEHFVCAKCEKPFLGHRHYERKGLAYCETHYNQLFGDVCFHCNRVIEGDVVSALNKAWCVHCFACSTCSAKLTLKDKFVEIDLKPVCKHCYEKMPEEFKRRLARREREAKDKDKQKKKKPVCL, encoded by the exons ATGGCACTCCCGGGCCCGCGCCCCGCTGCCATCCCGGAGGGCGAGGAGGTCCCCCCGGCGGCCTGTAACGGGGAACACCGGGCGCCCTGCGGCCAGGATGAGAGGGCCGTGTCCAGGCTACAGCGCAGGCACAGCGACGTCAGGGTCTACAAGGAGTTTTGTGACTTCTACATCAAATT CAACATGGCCAACGCCCTGGCCAACGCCAGCTGTGAGCGCTGCCGGGGCGGCTTCGCGCCCGCCGAGAAGATCGTCAACAGCAACGGCGAGCTGTACCACGAGCAGTGCTTCGTGTGTGCTCAGTGCTTCCAGCAGTTCCCCGAGGGCCTCTTCTACGAG TTTGAAGGAAGGAAGTACTGTGAACATGACTTTCAGATGCTCTTTGCTCCGTGCTGTCACCAGTGTG GGGAATTCATCATCGGCCGAGTGATCAAAGCCATGAACAACAGCTGGCACCCCGAGTGTTTCCGCTGTGACCTCTGCCAGGGGGTCCTGGCAGACATCGGGTTTGTCAAGAGCGCCGGGAG ACATCTGTGTCGCCCCTGCCATAACCGAGAGAAAGCCCGAGGCCTTGGGAAATACATCTGCCAGAAGTGTCATGCCATCATTGACGAGCAGCCTCTGATATTCAAGAACGACCCCTACCATCCAGACCACTTCAACTGTGCCAACTGCGG GAAGGAGCTGACCGCCGACGCCCGGGAGCTGAAGGGGGAGCTGTACTGCTTGCCGTGCCACGACAAGATGGGGGTCCCCATCTGTGGCGCCTGCCGCCGGCCCATCGAAGGGCGCGTGGTGAACGCCATGGGCAAGCAGTGGCACGTGGAG cattttgttTGTGCCAAGTGTGAGAAACCGTTTCTCGGACATCGCCATTACGAGAGGAAGGGCCTGGCGTACTGTGAAACCCACTACAACCAG ctaTTTGGTGATGTTTGTTTCCACTGCAACCGTGTTATAGAAGGTGATG TGGTCTCCGCGCTCAACAAGGCCTGGTGCGTGCACTGCTTCGCCTGTTCCACCTGCAGCGCCAAGTTAACGCTCAA GGATAAGTTTGTTGAAATTGATCTAAAACCAGTCTGCAAACACTGTTATGAGAAAATGCCAGAAGAATTTAAGAGGCGACTTGCCAGACgggagagagaagcaaaggaTAAGgacaagcagaaaaagaaaaagccagtcTGTTTGTAA
- the LIMS1 gene encoding LIM and senescent cell antigen-like-containing domain protein 1 isoform X3: MLGVAAGMTNSNMANALANASCERCRGGFAPAEKIVNSNGELYHEQCFVCAQCFQQFPEGLFYEFEGRKYCEHDFQMLFAPCCHQCGEFIIGRVIKAMNNSWHPECFRCDLCQGVLADIGFVKSAGRHLCRPCHNREKARGLGKYICQKCHAIIDEQPLIFKNDPYHPDHFNCANCGKELTADARELKGELYCLPCHDKMGVPICGACRRPIEGRVVNAMGKQWHVEHFVCAKCEKPFLGHRHYERKGLAYCETHYNQLFGDVCFHCNRVIEGDVVSALNKAWCVHCFACSTCSAKLTLKNKFVEFDMKPVCKKCYEKFPLELKKRLKKLAETLGRK; encoded by the exons CAACATGGCCAACGCCCTGGCCAACGCCAGCTGTGAGCGCTGCCGGGGCGGCTTCGCGCCCGCCGAGAAGATCGTCAACAGCAACGGCGAGCTGTACCACGAGCAGTGCTTCGTGTGTGCTCAGTGCTTCCAGCAGTTCCCCGAGGGCCTCTTCTACGAG TTTGAAGGAAGGAAGTACTGTGAACATGACTTTCAGATGCTCTTTGCTCCGTGCTGTCACCAGTGTG GGGAATTCATCATCGGCCGAGTGATCAAAGCCATGAACAACAGCTGGCACCCCGAGTGTTTCCGCTGTGACCTCTGCCAGGGGGTCCTGGCAGACATCGGGTTTGTCAAGAGCGCCGGGAG ACATCTGTGTCGCCCCTGCCATAACCGAGAGAAAGCCCGAGGCCTTGGGAAATACATCTGCCAGAAGTGTCATGCCATCATTGACGAGCAGCCTCTGATATTCAAGAACGACCCCTACCATCCAGACCACTTCAACTGTGCCAACTGCGG GAAGGAGCTGACCGCCGACGCCCGGGAGCTGAAGGGGGAGCTGTACTGCTTGCCGTGCCACGACAAGATGGGGGTCCCCATCTGTGGCGCCTGCCGCCGGCCCATCGAAGGGCGCGTGGTGAACGCCATGGGCAAGCAGTGGCACGTGGAG cattttgttTGTGCCAAGTGTGAGAAACCGTTTCTCGGACATCGCCATTACGAGAGGAAGGGCCTGGCGTACTGTGAAACCCACTACAACCAG ctaTTTGGTGATGTTTGTTTCCACTGCAACCGTGTTATAGAAGGTGATG TGGTCTCCGCGCTCAACAAGGCCTGGTGCGTGCACTGCTTCGCCTGTTCCACCTGCAGCGCCAAGTTAACGCTCAA gAATAAGTTTGTGGAGTTTGACATGAAGCCAGTCTGTAAGAAGTGCTATGAGAAATTTCCATTGGAGCTGAAAAAAAGACTTAAGAAGCTAGCTGAGACCTTAGGAAGGAAATaa
- the LIMS1 gene encoding LIM and senescent cell antigen-like-containing domain protein 1 isoform X2: protein MTALQLKELSQSGLYRRRRDRPDSLRLPGRQEQALSNMANALANASCERCRGGFAPAEKIVNSNGELYHEQCFVCAQCFQQFPEGLFYEFEGRKYCEHDFQMLFAPCCHQCGEFIIGRVIKAMNNSWHPECFRCDLCQGVLADIGFVKSAGRHLCRPCHNREKARGLGKYICQKCHAIIDEQPLIFKNDPYHPDHFNCANCGKELTADARELKGELYCLPCHDKMGVPICGACRRPIEGRVVNAMGKQWHVEHFVCAKCEKPFLGHRHYERKGLAYCETHYNQLFGDVCFHCNRVIEGDVVSALNKAWCVHCFACSTCSAKLTLKNKFVEFDMKPVCKKCYEKFPLELKKRLKKLAETLGRK, encoded by the exons CAACATGGCCAACGCCCTGGCCAACGCCAGCTGTGAGCGCTGCCGGGGCGGCTTCGCGCCCGCCGAGAAGATCGTCAACAGCAACGGCGAGCTGTACCACGAGCAGTGCTTCGTGTGTGCTCAGTGCTTCCAGCAGTTCCCCGAGGGCCTCTTCTACGAG TTTGAAGGAAGGAAGTACTGTGAACATGACTTTCAGATGCTCTTTGCTCCGTGCTGTCACCAGTGTG GGGAATTCATCATCGGCCGAGTGATCAAAGCCATGAACAACAGCTGGCACCCCGAGTGTTTCCGCTGTGACCTCTGCCAGGGGGTCCTGGCAGACATCGGGTTTGTCAAGAGCGCCGGGAG ACATCTGTGTCGCCCCTGCCATAACCGAGAGAAAGCCCGAGGCCTTGGGAAATACATCTGCCAGAAGTGTCATGCCATCATTGACGAGCAGCCTCTGATATTCAAGAACGACCCCTACCATCCAGACCACTTCAACTGTGCCAACTGCGG GAAGGAGCTGACCGCCGACGCCCGGGAGCTGAAGGGGGAGCTGTACTGCTTGCCGTGCCACGACAAGATGGGGGTCCCCATCTGTGGCGCCTGCCGCCGGCCCATCGAAGGGCGCGTGGTGAACGCCATGGGCAAGCAGTGGCACGTGGAG cattttgttTGTGCCAAGTGTGAGAAACCGTTTCTCGGACATCGCCATTACGAGAGGAAGGGCCTGGCGTACTGTGAAACCCACTACAACCAG ctaTTTGGTGATGTTTGTTTCCACTGCAACCGTGTTATAGAAGGTGATG TGGTCTCCGCGCTCAACAAGGCCTGGTGCGTGCACTGCTTCGCCTGTTCCACCTGCAGCGCCAAGTTAACGCTCAA gAATAAGTTTGTGGAGTTTGACATGAAGCCAGTCTGTAAGAAGTGCTATGAGAAATTTCCATTGGAGCTGAAAAAAAGACTTAAGAAGCTAGCTGAGACCTTAGGAAGGAAATaa